A region from the Lolium perenne isolate Kyuss_39 chromosome 4, Kyuss_2.0, whole genome shotgun sequence genome encodes:
- the LOC139839328 gene encoding uncharacterized protein, protein MSRCVWALVDDHITEHMQQTEEGCARKWLAQMMETLPHEEQITVFVTLWAIWHARRKAIHEQIFQSPLFVHHFVQNYLKDLELSKRTVQQPAAATETIAPRWIPPPTGMVKINVDAAVGKNLKRGSVAAIARSSDGVFLGASALIYPGVTEAETLEALACREACDLARDIYASRVRVASDCKMVVQNLEQGTRGVYSHIITEIIEARQSFAFLEFKFESRKSNNEAHKLARSALCDVSGRRVWLDAPPEGMCIPLVID, encoded by the coding sequence ATGAGCAGGTGTGTTTGGGCTCTGGTAGATGATCACATTACAGAGCATATGCAGCAGACGGAGGAGGGCTGTGCACGGAAGTGGTTGGCCCAGATGATGGAAACATTACCGCATGAGGAACAAATCACTGTCTTCGTTACTCTGTGGGCGATCTGGCACGCCAGGAGGAAGGCGATTCATGAACAGATTTTTCAGAGTCCATTATTTGTCCACCATTTTGTGCAGAACTATCTGAAAGACCTGGAGCTTAGCAAGAGAACGGTGCAACAACCGGCAGCTGCGACGGAGACGATCGCACCGAGGTGGATCCCTCCACCAACGGGGATGGTGAAAATCAATGTTGATGCGGCTGTTGGGAAGAACCTGAAGAGGGGTTCTGTAGCGGCGATCGCAAGGAGTAGCGACGGTGTATTCTTGGGAGCCTCGGCGCTCATATACCCTGGAGTTACAGAAGCGGAGACTTTGGAGGCGCTGGCTTGTAGGGAGGCATGCGATCTCGCAAGGGACATCTATGCATCCAGGGTGCGGGTGGCATCGGACTGCAAGATGGTGGTGCAAAATCTGGAGCAAGGAACCAGGGGGGTTTACTCCCATATTATCACCGAGATCATCGAAGCTCGGCAATCTTTTGCTTTTCTTGAGTTTAAGTTTGAGAGTAGGAAGTCGAATAATGAGGCTCATAAGTTAGCTAGGAGTGCTTTGTGTGATGTGTCGGGCCGTCGTGTGTGGCTGGATGCCCCGCCTGAGGGCATGTGTATACCACTTGTTATTGATTAA